Below is a genomic region from Bacillota bacterium.
CCATTACGACTTTCCTGCCGGATTTGCTAATGGGGAAATGAGCTGGCAATAATTTTTTTAAAGGAATGGTATAACCACTAGACAACTATAACGGTACCATAATTAAATAAACTACCAAGGGGGTAATAACATGACATACAAAGTGGCGATGGCTGATACCATCTTCCCGGATTTCAGCATAGAGGAAGAGATATTGAAGGAAATCAATGCAGAACTAATTCTTGCTAAAGACGGCGGCGAGGAAGCGATCCTGGAAATAGCTAAAGACGCCGATGCCCTGGTGACCGTCTATGCGGAAATCACCCGCAACATTATTGAGAAGCTGGAAAAATGCAAGATAATAGTACGATGTGGCATAGGCGTGAATAACATCGACATGCAAGCGGCTTCGGAAAAGAAAATTTATGTGGCAAACGTCCCCGATTACTGTTGGGACGAAGTTTCGGACCATGCCTTGACCCTGGCACTGGCTCTGGAAAGAAAAATTTTCCAGCTTGATAAAGCGGTAAAATCGGGCGAATGGAATCTCAACATTGCAAAACCTATTTTTGGATTAAGGGGGCAGACCTTTGGACTTGTAGGCTTTGGCAACATCCCAAAACAGGCTGCCAGGAAAGCCCAGGCCTTTGGATTTAAAGTAGTGGCGTACGACCCCTTTGTGAGCCAGGAAGTTGCCGATGAGCTTGATGTAAAGATGTTAACGCTGGAAGAGCTTTTAAAGGATTCGGATGTAGTATCCATTCATGCACCGTTGGTAGATGCCACCTATCATATGATAAACAGGGAAACCATAGCATTGATGAAACCCACAGCATACCTCGTAAATACCGCCAGGGGCCCTCTTGTGGATACACAGGCCCTGTATGAGGCGTTAAGAGATAAAAAGATAGCCGGTGCTGCATTGGACGTGTTGGAGGAAGAACCACTCCAAAAGGATAACCCCTTGCTAAGTCTTGAAAATGTAATCCTCACCCCGCATGCGGCCTTTTACAGCGAGGCTTCATCGGACAACTTGAGGAGGCTAGCCTTTACCGAAGTGGTTAGAGCATTGAAGGGCGGTACACCAAAGAACTTCGTCAACAGAAAATACTTTGAGTAAGCAGTGAGCAAAGCTCATTGGAAATAAAAAAATTTAAGGAGGTAACATAAATGTCAGCAACACCTTGGAAAACAGAAAAATGGTTTACAAGTCCCTGGAACTTTGCAGAGGAAGTAACAAAAGACTTTGACTTTGCAAAAAAGATAAAGCTCCATGACGTTACTTTAAGGGACGGAGAACAGCAGGCAGGATTGATATTCAATAAAGACCAAAAAATAGCCATTGCAGAAAAACTGGCAGAGGTGGGCATCCACAGGATCGAAGCTGGAATGCCAGCTGTATCAGATCAAGATGAAGCAGCTATAAAAGAAATAGTAAAAAGAAACCTCGGGCCTGAAGTATTCGCCTTTGCCCGATGCATGAAAGAGGACGTAAAGAGGGCCGCGGATTGTGGAGTAAAGGGTATTGTAGTAGAGATACCCTCCAGTGA
It encodes:
- a CDS encoding C-terminal binding protein, producing the protein MTYKVAMADTIFPDFSIEEEILKEINAELILAKDGGEEAILEIAKDADALVTVYAEITRNIIEKLEKCKIIVRCGIGVNNIDMQAASEKKIYVANVPDYCWDEVSDHALTLALALERKIFQLDKAVKSGEWNLNIAKPIFGLRGQTFGLVGFGNIPKQAARKAQAFGFKVVAYDPFVSQEVADELDVKMLTLEELLKDSDVVSIHAPLVDATYHMINRETIALMKPTAYLVNTARGPLVDTQALYEALRDKKIAGAALDVLEEEPLQKDNPLLSLENVILTPHAAFYSEASSDNLRRLAFTEVVRALKGGTPKNFVNRKYFE